The Amycolatopsis umgeniensis DNA segment GTTCCGTCCGCAGGACGCGATGCGGCATCCCGTCCACCTTGCGGGTGACGACGGTGCCGTTGAGGTCACGGGCGAGGTACGCCTGCTTGATCTCGTCGGGGACGGTGCTTTCCCGGGTCAGGAGGAACCGGGTGCCCATGGCGACGCCGGCCGCTCCGTAGGCCAGCGCTGCGGCCAGCCCCCGGCCGTCGAAGAAGCCGCCCGCCGCGACCACCGGGATGTCGACGGCGTCCAGTACCGAGGGCAGCAGCAGGGTCGTCGCGACGCCGCCGGTGTGCCCGCCGCCCTCGCCGCCCTGCACGATGACGGCGTCGGCACCCCAGCCCGCGACCTTCTCCGCGTGCCTGGCAGCGCCGACCGAAGGGACCACGAGGACGCCATTGTCCTTGAGCCGCGCGATCATGTCCTTCTTGGGCGCGAGCGCGAAAGAAGCGACCCGGACCTCCTCGCTGATGAGCAGCTCGACCCGGCGAGGGGCGTCTTCGGCGTCCGCGCGGAGGTTGACGCCGAACGGCCGCGACGTGCGGCTCTTGACCTCCTTGATCGCCGCCGCCAGTTCGTCGTAGGTCATCGTCGCGGACGCGAGGATGCCGAGGCCGCCCGCTTCCGCCGTCGCGGACACCAGCCGCGGTCCGGCGACCCAGCCCATCCCGGTCTGCACGACCGGGTGCCGGATCCCGGCCAGTGCGGTCAGCGCGGTCTTCACGACGGGACTTCCTTGTCCCGCTTGGCCTTCGGGTCGAGGCTGGTCCGGATCAGGAGCAGCTCGGCCTCTGTCGGCAGCCGGGACTCCGCGACCCCGTCGGTGATCAGCGGGAACGACGTCGCCTCGACGACCTCGTCCACGGAGACCCCCGGATGCACGGAAATCAGCCTCGGAGCGTGGCCCTTGCCGCCGAAGTCGAGGACGCCGAGGTTGGTGACGACACGGTGTACGTCGTGATAGCGCAAACCCGCCTCGCGAGCCCTGGCGTACCCGACGCCGGAGACGATGTCGACCTGGTCGACGAAGATTCGCTTGCTGTGCCTCGGCACCCAGTAGCTCGTGCGGTGGTTGGCCGTGTTGCCCGGTCCGCCGCGCACGCCGAGGAGTTGCTTCTTGGGCCGGGAATGGTCGCCGATCGCCGAGATGTTCTGGTTGCCCTCACCGTCGATCTGGTTGGCACCCATCACCACATGGCGTTTTCCGCGCGGTACCACGGTGTCGAGGACCTTGCGGAACGGCTGCCAGCCCTCGACGACGGCTTCGGGCGTCATCAGATACGCCTCGCCGTCGGACAGCAGGATGTCCGGTTCGAAGGTCAGCCTGGCGAGTCTCGCGCCCAGCGACGGGATGAAACCCATGGGGCTCACCACGATTTCGCCGTCTCCGCGGAACAGTTCGGCGCAGGCCACGACGGCGATCTCGGCGCGTGTTGCGTCACTCATGCGGACTCCCCGAATTCGGCGACGGCCTTCTGGTAGCGCGCTTCGTCCCCGGACAGGAACCGGTCGACGAATTTCGGCCACGCCTCGAGATCCTTGGCCGCCTCGGCGTAGTGGCGCTGGAAGCGCTCGTCGCGTCCGTAATCCGGGACGGCGGTGGTGAAATGCGCGCCGTTCGGGGTTTCGGCGACCCCGGTGACGAGCATCCGGCTCAGCAAAAGGCTTTGCACCGGCCCCGCTTCGGCGAGTTCGGCCGTCTCCACGATCTTTTCCGTGGACACGTAACACCTGTCGGCGGCGAGAGCGAACAGTTCGTCGAAGTACGGATCCGGCCCGAGGTACTGCGCGTTGCCCCGGGCGTCCGCGCGGTTGAGGTGGACGAAGGCCGCGTCGAGCTTCAGTGCGGGCACGGCCAGCAGCTCTTCGGCGTCGTCGTACGGGGATCGCACGGTGCGCAACGAAGGGTTCAGGTCCATGACGCCGGAGCCGAGGCCCGCACGCGTGGGCAGGAACGGAAGTCGTTGCGCGGCAGCGGAAAGACCGGTGCCGAAGACACCCTCGTCGTACTCCGTGACGGTGATCGACCCGGTTTCCCGCGCCCGGGAGAACCACGGGTCGTAGGGGATCGAATCCAAGGTGACGAAACCGAAGACGAGGTGTTTGATCTTGCCCGCCGAGGCCAGCAGCCCGACGTCCGGGCCGCCGTAGGAGACCACGGTGAGATCCTTGACCGGCGAGCGCAGGATCGCGCGCACCAGCGCCATGGGTTTGCGCCGGGAGCCCCAGCCGCCGATCCCGATCGTCATGCCGTCCTCGAGTTCGGCGACGATCTCGTCCGGCGTCATCCGCTTGTCGGCCATCACTTCCCCTTACCGTCCAGGAACTCCTGGCGTGCGCCGTCGGAGACGCCCGCCAGGTTGAGTTCGAAGGTGAATCCCTGCTCGAAGCGGTAGCTGCGATGCACGGGCTGGACGTCGATGCCGTTGATGGCCTGTTTCGCCGCGCGGATCACGCGGGTGTCCTTCGCCGCGATCTGCCGTGCCACGCCGAGCGCGGTCTCGTCGAGTTCTTCCCGGGAGACCACGGCGTAGACCGAACCGTGGTGGTGCAACTGGGCCGCGGTGATCGTCGAAGCCGTGTAGTACAAGGCCCGCATCAGATGCTGGGGGACCAGCCGCGCGAGATGCGTCGCCGCGCCCAGCGCGCCGCGATCGACCTCGGGGAGCCCGAAGGTCGCGTCCTCGCTGGCGACCACGACGTCCGCGTTGCCGACCAGGCCGACCCCGCCGCCGAGGCAGAAGCCCTGCACCGCGGCGATCACCGGGACCGCGCAGTCGTACACGGCGGAGAACGCCGCCGCGCAGCCTTCGTTGGCGCCGATCAGCGCGCCGTAGCCCGGATCGCGCTGGATCTCCTTGATGTCGACCCCGGCGTTGAACCCGCGGCCTTCCGCGCGCAGCACCACGACATGCGTCGAGGGATCGCGCCCGGCGTCGGTGAC contains these protein-coding regions:
- a CDS encoding nitronate monooxygenase codes for the protein MKTALTALAGIRHPVVQTGMGWVAGPRLVSATAEAGGLGILASATMTYDELAAAIKEVKSRTSRPFGVNLRADAEDAPRRVELLISEEVRVASFALAPKKDMIARLKDNGVLVVPSVGAARHAEKVAGWGADAVIVQGGEGGGHTGGVATTLLLPSVLDAVDIPVVAAGGFFDGRGLAAALAYGAAGVAMGTRFLLTRESTVPDEIKQAYLARDLNGTVVTRKVDGMPHRVLRTELVDALESAGPVSGLARAARNAAKFRKLSGLSWRSLATEGLRMKRGGDRTWSQVLMAANTPMLLRAGLVEGDRSAGVLASGQVVGLLDDLPAIGELIETIVADADGILRRLASG
- a CDS encoding CoA-transferase subunit beta, whose amino-acid sequence is MSDATRAEIAVVACAELFRGDGEIVVSPMGFIPSLGARLARLTFEPDILLSDGEAYLMTPEAVVEGWQPFRKVLDTVVPRGKRHVVMGANQIDGEGNQNISAIGDHSRPKKQLLGVRGGPGNTANHRTSYWVPRHSKRIFVDQVDIVSGVGYARAREAGLRYHDVHRVVTNLGVLDFGGKGHAPRLISVHPGVSVDEVVEATSFPLITDGVAESRLPTEAELLLIRTSLDPKAKRDKEVPS
- a CDS encoding CoA transferase subunit A, with the protein product MADKRMTPDEIVAELEDGMTIGIGGWGSRRKPMALVRAILRSPVKDLTVVSYGGPDVGLLASAGKIKHLVFGFVTLDSIPYDPWFSRARETGSITVTEYDEGVFGTGLSAAAQRLPFLPTRAGLGSGVMDLNPSLRTVRSPYDDAEELLAVPALKLDAAFVHLNRADARGNAQYLGPDPYFDELFALAADRCYVSTEKIVETAELAEAGPVQSLLLSRMLVTGVAETPNGAHFTTAVPDYGRDERFQRHYAEAAKDLEAWPKFVDRFLSGDEARYQKAVAEFGESA
- a CDS encoding enoyl-CoA hydratase family protein produces the protein MTVSTHSPEPGIAVVTVDAPPVNALSVKGWFALASAVTDAGRDPSTHVVVLRAEGRGFNAGVDIKEIQRDPGYGALIGANEGCAAAFSAVYDCAVPVIAAVQGFCLGGGVGLVGNADVVVASEDATFGLPEVDRGALGAATHLARLVPQHLMRALYYTASTITAAQLHHHGSVYAVVSREELDETALGVARQIAAKDTRVIRAAKQAINGIDVQPVHRSYRFEQGFTFELNLAGVSDGARQEFLDGKGK